Proteins co-encoded in one Zalophus californianus isolate mZalCal1 chromosome 9, mZalCal1.pri.v2, whole genome shotgun sequence genomic window:
- the TOM1 gene encoding target of Myb protein 1 isoform X2: MDFLLGNPFSSPVGQRIEKATDGSLQSEDWALNMEICDIINETEEGPKDAFRAVKKRIVGNKNFHEVMLALTVLETCVKNCGHRFHLLVASQDFVEGVLVKTILPKNNPPTVVHDKVLHLIQSWADAFRSSPDLTGVVAVYEDLRRKGLEFPMTDLDMLSPIHTPQRTVFSSEAPSGPNSVGTDASHGGDSTPHTTPLPVPATVPSDTPITPTPEQIAKLRSELEMVSGNVRVMSEMLTELVPTQAEPADLELLQELNRTCRAMQQRVLELIPRIANEQLTEELLIVNDNLNNVFLRHERFERFRTGQTGKAPQEVEAAADLIDMGPDQAATGSLSSQLAGMNLGSSSVRAGLQSLEASGQLEGEFDMFALTRGSSLADQRKEVKYEAPQAADSLAGALDARQQNTGSIPVTQACLMEDIEQWLSTDVGNDAEEPKGVTSEEFDKFLEERAKAADRLPNLSSPSTEGPPGPPGPPRGAAPRKKTQEKDEDTLFAL; the protein is encoded by the exons AGAAGGCGACAGATGGCTCCCTGCAGAGCGAGGACTGGGCCCTCAACATGGAGATCTGCGACATCATCAACGAGACGGAGGAAGG TCCCAAAGATGCCTTCCGAGCAGTGAAGAAGAGAATCGTAGGGAATAAGAACTTCCACGAGGTGATGCTGGCTCTCACG GTCTTAGAAACCTGCGTCAAGAACTGCGGGCACCGCTTCCACCTGCTGGTAGCCAGCCAGGACTTTGTGGAGGGCGTGCTGGTGAAGACCATCCTACCCAAGAACAACCCGCCCACCGTCGTGCACGACAAAGTGCTCCACCTCATCCAG TCCTGGGCTGACGCGTTCCGCAGCTCGCCCGACTTGACAGGGGTGGTGGCCGTCTACGAGGACCTGCGGAGGAAGGGCCTGGAATTCCCGATGACCGACTTGGACATGCTGTCACCCATCCACACGCCCCAGAGG ACCGTGTTCAGCTCAGAGGCACCATCAGGGCCGAATTCCGTGGGCACGGACGCCAGCCATGGAGGAGACTCCACCCCGCACACCACCCCTCTGCCCGTGCCGGCCACCGTCCCCAGTGACACCCCCATCACACCCACCCCTGAGCAG ATCGCAAAGCTGCGCAGCGAGCTCGAGATGGTGAGTGGGAACGTGAGGGTGATGTCGGAGATGCTGACGGAGCTGGTGCCCACCCAGGCAGAGCCTGCAGACCTGGAGCTGCTACAG GAGCTCAACCGGACGTGCCGAGCCATGCAGCAGCGGGTCCTAGAACTCATCCCCCGAATCGCCAATGAACAGCTCACCGAGGAGCTGCTCATCGTCAATGACAACCTCAACAACGTGTTCCTGCGCCACGAACG GTTTGAACGGTTCCGAACAGGCCAGACCGGCAAG gcccCACAAGAGGTCGAGGCGGCAGCTGACCTGATCGACATGGGCCCTGACCAGGCGGCCACTGGCAGCCTCTCATCCCAGCTGGCGGGAATGA ACTTGGGCTCCAGCAGCGTGAGGGCTGGCCTGCAGTCTCTGGAGGCCTCTGGCCAACTGGAAGGCGAGTTTGACATGTTTGCGCTGACCCGGGGCAGTTCTCTGGCTGACCAACGGAAAGA GGTGAAATACGAAGCCCCCCAAGCAGCAGATAGTCTGGCGGGAGCCCTGGATGCCCGACAGCAGAACACTGGATCG aTCCCCGTCACCCAGGCCTGCCTCATGGAGGACATCGAGCAGTGGCTGTCCACGGACGTG GGGAATGACGCGGAGGAGCCCAAGGGCGTCACCAGCGAAG AATTTGACAAGTTCCTGGAAGAACGGGCCAAAGCAGCCGATCGGTTGCCCAACCTTTCCAGCCCCTCGACTGaggggcccccagggcccccggGGCCCCCTCGTGGCGCTGCCCCTCGAAAGAAGACCCAGGAGAAAGATGAGGACACGCTGTTTGCCTTATGA
- the TOM1 gene encoding target of Myb protein 1 isoform X1: protein MDFLLGNPFSSPVGQRIEKATDGSLQSEDWALNMEICDIINETEEGPKDAFRAVKKRIVGNKNFHEVMLALTVLETCVKNCGHRFHLLVASQDFVEGVLVKTILPKNNPPTVVHDKVLHLIQSWADAFRSSPDLTGVVAVYEDLRRKGLEFPMTDLDMLSPIHTPQRTVFSSEAPSGPNSVGTDASHGGDSTPHTTPLPVPATVPSDTPITPTPEQIAKLRSELEMVSGNVRVMSEMLTELVPTQAEPADLELLQELNRTCRAMQQRVLELIPRIANEQLTEELLIVNDNLNNVFLRHERFERFRTGQTGKAPQEVEAAADLIDMGPDQAATGSLSSQLAGMNLGSSSVRAGLQSLEASGQLEGEFDMFALTRGSSLADQRKEVKYEAPQAADSLAGALDARQQNTGSMGGSSEKSLSAWMRRQGMIPVTQACLMEDIEQWLSTDVGNDAEEPKGVTSEEFDKFLEERAKAADRLPNLSSPSTEGPPGPPGPPRGAAPRKKTQEKDEDTLFAL, encoded by the exons AGAAGGCGACAGATGGCTCCCTGCAGAGCGAGGACTGGGCCCTCAACATGGAGATCTGCGACATCATCAACGAGACGGAGGAAGG TCCCAAAGATGCCTTCCGAGCAGTGAAGAAGAGAATCGTAGGGAATAAGAACTTCCACGAGGTGATGCTGGCTCTCACG GTCTTAGAAACCTGCGTCAAGAACTGCGGGCACCGCTTCCACCTGCTGGTAGCCAGCCAGGACTTTGTGGAGGGCGTGCTGGTGAAGACCATCCTACCCAAGAACAACCCGCCCACCGTCGTGCACGACAAAGTGCTCCACCTCATCCAG TCCTGGGCTGACGCGTTCCGCAGCTCGCCCGACTTGACAGGGGTGGTGGCCGTCTACGAGGACCTGCGGAGGAAGGGCCTGGAATTCCCGATGACCGACTTGGACATGCTGTCACCCATCCACACGCCCCAGAGG ACCGTGTTCAGCTCAGAGGCACCATCAGGGCCGAATTCCGTGGGCACGGACGCCAGCCATGGAGGAGACTCCACCCCGCACACCACCCCTCTGCCCGTGCCGGCCACCGTCCCCAGTGACACCCCCATCACACCCACCCCTGAGCAG ATCGCAAAGCTGCGCAGCGAGCTCGAGATGGTGAGTGGGAACGTGAGGGTGATGTCGGAGATGCTGACGGAGCTGGTGCCCACCCAGGCAGAGCCTGCAGACCTGGAGCTGCTACAG GAGCTCAACCGGACGTGCCGAGCCATGCAGCAGCGGGTCCTAGAACTCATCCCCCGAATCGCCAATGAACAGCTCACCGAGGAGCTGCTCATCGTCAATGACAACCTCAACAACGTGTTCCTGCGCCACGAACG GTTTGAACGGTTCCGAACAGGCCAGACCGGCAAG gcccCACAAGAGGTCGAGGCGGCAGCTGACCTGATCGACATGGGCCCTGACCAGGCGGCCACTGGCAGCCTCTCATCCCAGCTGGCGGGAATGA ACTTGGGCTCCAGCAGCGTGAGGGCTGGCCTGCAGTCTCTGGAGGCCTCTGGCCAACTGGAAGGCGAGTTTGACATGTTTGCGCTGACCCGGGGCAGTTCTCTGGCTGACCAACGGAAAGA GGTGAAATACGAAGCCCCCCAAGCAGCAGATAGTCTGGCGGGAGCCCTGGATGCCCGACAGCAGAACACTGGATCG ATGGGAGGCAGCAGTGAGAAGAGCCTCAGTGCCTGGATGAGGAGACAAGGCATG aTCCCCGTCACCCAGGCCTGCCTCATGGAGGACATCGAGCAGTGGCTGTCCACGGACGTG GGGAATGACGCGGAGGAGCCCAAGGGCGTCACCAGCGAAG AATTTGACAAGTTCCTGGAAGAACGGGCCAAAGCAGCCGATCGGTTGCCCAACCTTTCCAGCCCCTCGACTGaggggcccccagggcccccggGGCCCCCTCGTGGCGCTGCCCCTCGAAAGAAGACCCAGGAGAAAGATGAGGACACGCTGTTTGCCTTATGA
- the TOM1 gene encoding target of Myb protein 1 isoform X3: MGSRRTEAHIPPEPDTESLRRRTCQVLETCVKNCGHRFHLLVASQDFVEGVLVKTILPKNNPPTVVHDKVLHLIQSWADAFRSSPDLTGVVAVYEDLRRKGLEFPMTDLDMLSPIHTPQRTVFSSEAPSGPNSVGTDASHGGDSTPHTTPLPVPATVPSDTPITPTPEQIAKLRSELEMVSGNVRVMSEMLTELVPTQAEPADLELLQELNRTCRAMQQRVLELIPRIANEQLTEELLIVNDNLNNVFLRHERFERFRTGQTGKAPQEVEAAADLIDMGPDQAATGSLSSQLAGMNLGSSSVRAGLQSLEASGQLEGEFDMFALTRGSSLADQRKEVKYEAPQAADSLAGALDARQQNTGSMGGSSEKSLSAWMRRQGMIPVTQACLMEDIEQWLSTDVGNDAEEPKGVTSEEFDKFLEERAKAADRLPNLSSPSTEGPPGPPGPPRGAAPRKKTQEKDEDTLFAL, from the exons ATGGGGAGCAGACGCACTGAGGCCCACATCCCTCCAGAACCAGATACGGAGAGCTTGCGCCGGAGGACCTGCCAG GTCTTAGAAACCTGCGTCAAGAACTGCGGGCACCGCTTCCACCTGCTGGTAGCCAGCCAGGACTTTGTGGAGGGCGTGCTGGTGAAGACCATCCTACCCAAGAACAACCCGCCCACCGTCGTGCACGACAAAGTGCTCCACCTCATCCAG TCCTGGGCTGACGCGTTCCGCAGCTCGCCCGACTTGACAGGGGTGGTGGCCGTCTACGAGGACCTGCGGAGGAAGGGCCTGGAATTCCCGATGACCGACTTGGACATGCTGTCACCCATCCACACGCCCCAGAGG ACCGTGTTCAGCTCAGAGGCACCATCAGGGCCGAATTCCGTGGGCACGGACGCCAGCCATGGAGGAGACTCCACCCCGCACACCACCCCTCTGCCCGTGCCGGCCACCGTCCCCAGTGACACCCCCATCACACCCACCCCTGAGCAG ATCGCAAAGCTGCGCAGCGAGCTCGAGATGGTGAGTGGGAACGTGAGGGTGATGTCGGAGATGCTGACGGAGCTGGTGCCCACCCAGGCAGAGCCTGCAGACCTGGAGCTGCTACAG GAGCTCAACCGGACGTGCCGAGCCATGCAGCAGCGGGTCCTAGAACTCATCCCCCGAATCGCCAATGAACAGCTCACCGAGGAGCTGCTCATCGTCAATGACAACCTCAACAACGTGTTCCTGCGCCACGAACG GTTTGAACGGTTCCGAACAGGCCAGACCGGCAAG gcccCACAAGAGGTCGAGGCGGCAGCTGACCTGATCGACATGGGCCCTGACCAGGCGGCCACTGGCAGCCTCTCATCCCAGCTGGCGGGAATGA ACTTGGGCTCCAGCAGCGTGAGGGCTGGCCTGCAGTCTCTGGAGGCCTCTGGCCAACTGGAAGGCGAGTTTGACATGTTTGCGCTGACCCGGGGCAGTTCTCTGGCTGACCAACGGAAAGA GGTGAAATACGAAGCCCCCCAAGCAGCAGATAGTCTGGCGGGAGCCCTGGATGCCCGACAGCAGAACACTGGATCG ATGGGAGGCAGCAGTGAGAAGAGCCTCAGTGCCTGGATGAGGAGACAAGGCATG aTCCCCGTCACCCAGGCCTGCCTCATGGAGGACATCGAGCAGTGGCTGTCCACGGACGTG GGGAATGACGCGGAGGAGCCCAAGGGCGTCACCAGCGAAG AATTTGACAAGTTCCTGGAAGAACGGGCCAAAGCAGCCGATCGGTTGCCCAACCTTTCCAGCCCCTCGACTGaggggcccccagggcccccggGGCCCCCTCGTGGCGCTGCCCCTCGAAAGAAGACCCAGGAGAAAGATGAGGACACGCTGTTTGCCTTATGA